In Heteronotia binoei isolate CCM8104 ecotype False Entrance Well chromosome 1, APGP_CSIRO_Hbin_v1, whole genome shotgun sequence, the genomic window ATAGAGGTTTCTCATTCAACAAAGGGCTCAAAACCACTGCCTTTGTCTAACGTAGTGCCTTTGGGTtagaaaacaatatttttaaatagggCAACCAGCAGGACACAGGAGTGGGGGACAAAGCTGTGGGCACTATAGCCattttttcctcctcctgctgctcagaGTGGTGGTGGGAAACAGAAACTGAAAGTGGGGAAATTCCCTGCCtctactgggggagggggggagactacCAACCCTGTTTATACAGTACATCATACTTAAAGGTCTACAGAAAAGACATTAAAAACCAAGGATGTTTTTCTATACTATTAATCCTGTCCTTCAGTGGATCTTATTTCGCTGTAATACATTTATGGTTGGAGTGCAAGCCTAGTGTTCTGCTCTCTGGACTACAGTGTCTCTCACTGGTTAATAAGAATTTATTGTAGCATACACTATAAAGCACTTATCCTATAATGAGTTCCAAGGCTTTCTAGTGTATGATACATTCAAAATATGCCAATTTAATATTTGGGTAAGTAAGCAAATTATTAGTCAGATTCAAAGATACATGTACTTTCTTGTTTGCTATTATTTTTACATTTGGTCAACCATGTAGCAGCTTTAGGATAGAGACCTTTACAGCCTTTACCAGGTTAATCttctaagggggaaaaaaagaaagaaaaagggttAATCTACAGAATATGTGAAAATAAACAGGGGTcttctggcaccttaaagatcCACATTTTATTCCAGCATTTGCTCTTGtggtcagagctcacttcttcagatagaatgAATTGATCCTTGCTATGTAGGCATTTTATATAGAATATGAAAAAATAAAACTGCACAGTAAAGGGGCCATGAAATACACAATGTACAGATTGAAATATAACTACGTAATATTCAAATCTTTTCAAGAAAAATAGAGATGCCATTCACTAATTACTCTAAACTGTTTTTTATCTGTAATGGGGGCATTCCAGGATTTGCTAAGATAATAAACAGCCATAGCGAGTAAGAAATTTactccggggaggggggggggaggtagagcaaAATCAAATCCCAAGTCtttgttgggtgtgtgtgtgtgtggacatgAAACCTGTTAATGAATTTCAATTCAGTAGTTGCAGTTTTAGCTTGTCAGATGGCACTAATATTCACAAGTGAGGAATGATGCTTAGGAAGTAGGATTCTGCCCAAGACACACAATGAATGAATCCATAGCACTTATAGGACTTGGCCCCAGGTCTGCAGAGGCAACAATCACAAATCAGAATCctttttattaaattaatatcAAAAGCATAAAAACATGAATGAGGAGAAAAGACTTAGATCACAGTAAACCTGTGGAGCACATAGTATGAGGCAAGTTAAAGGTGGCAGTCCAAAAGGGAAATCATAGTAATCCTTTTGCCTTTATTTAGAGGATACAAGGAAATGTTTAAGGATAAAAGCTAACATGAGGCGGTGATATAAAAAACACATTTACTCAATGCATGCAAAATTGTAGTAACAGCATTCAGAGACAAACCTGGGGTAAAAGCAATTATTAAAGGTGTGTCCAGGTGATACCTACCTGCACTGCTGGGTTCATGTTTTATAAACTGGAAGCATAAGACTCATTACTTGTATAAAATACTACTTAAATGTGTGGAAGTCCAAGCAGCAATCTGTCAATTATACATGCTACACACACTGATCCTACTAATCTTCTAGGATGTCATTTCTGATTTATGGATTAAAATCTGCACAGTCTTAGTGGGGTTTGCAGGTTTTTGTTATGTTCATCATCTAGAATTGCTTTTGATGCAGTCAAAAACAAAGGTTGTTAGCAGATTAATCCCTAAAATGAAGTGGTAAAACTAGATTCTGAATAGTTCCAGTATTTTCACTGGTATCACCAAGCATAACACTACTTGCTGAACTCACTTTTTTAAactaaaataaacatttttttaaaaacagagttgGTATTGCTCATCTCAATAACTGTTTCTCTCACAGACGTACACACACATAAGTGGCTAACTGGCAAACTGTCATACATCTGAGACTAAATAGAGTTCCTTCATTACAAAATAACTATCGACAACAGAAATATTTACTATAGAGAATTGATAGAAAAGTTTACATTATCTTAGACATTCATGTAAAATACTTACAGTAACCTCAAATGGTACTGTTTTCTTAGAAAGTCACTACTGAACTAAATTATTGTGTGCTGAGATGAGGTCTTCAGGAAAAGCATGCACCATCAGTAACATTTTCACAAAGGacgtattttttaaaattttaagggAATTCAAAGAATAGTACACAACAGCTTCTTCTCCCTGAAGGGATTTTCAGATGCAGGCACTGGTATAATAAGTGGATCTTCTCCCATATGAGCATCACAGTATGCCAACAAATCAGCAGCTGCCTTGGATACCTAGAAAGGTTTCAGAAACCAAAAAAGATAGAAATACAAACCCGAACATCAGCACTAATGTCACATTGGCTGTAGAAATATACATAATGCACACTGACTTAAACCTGAAGAAGCAGATGAATGAGAGAGAACAACTTGCATCATATACATACTTTTGGTAAATAAGCAAGATTATCTGTTAGCAAGTGGCATTCTACTCTTATATGTAGGATTATGAAAAGCACCCCCAAAACAGCACTCACTGGGAAGGGGGATTCAAAACACAGCAAGGTTACTTGGTGATATGAAAAAATAATGCTGTAAATCTTTTTCCTTGCTAGAATTTtcatctgatttttttcaggaAATCTCTCTTAAAATCTCAagtggtaaaaataaaatgaatattaaaGGATGACCATTACTTAAAAGATACAAAATTTATCTTGTTCTCTGTGTCTTGTAAGGTGGGCAAGATGGTCCTTGGTTATCTATCAACTCCATAATTCTCCATTAACTGAAAGGTGATCCTCAtttattttccccactcatttttgtattctccctctctctttgtatGAAAGCACAATCCTCACCTCCTGCTTAGGATGAAATGAGTATCCAGAGGCCTAAGTTATTAAACATTTCTGATTTAAGAGAGAATTAGCAGCCTGTAGAACAATTGTGGAATTTTACCCTTAcattttaaagtaaagaagatgATTAAAAACAGCCCAAGTTAGAACATAATCCTGTTAGATACACTACAATTATAACATTCACTGACAAGAGAAAATGCTGCAATTACTACAGTCACCTTCTAAGACAAGACAAGTATAATTACTATTCTTGCAATGACATCCACTCTGCATTGCTTTGTGTCTAAAATGAGCACATCCACAAACATCTTACTAATGCTACTGTTGATCTCACAACACTATTTTAGAAATAGTTAACAGTACTCTGTCTCTTTTTTCAAAGAGAGAGTGAGACAGGAACAAAAGCTAAGGTACACATTTGTTCATGATCTGACacttgtagaaaaataagtgtttctccaggaacacagttttggcatCCCATGGGCTATGTCTGAGCACTGACAATGCAAATTATTTATACCACTCACATGTCAGGCCTGATTATAGGACTGAAACTGCTTTGGTTTTCCCAGTGGATGACCTGCACCCAGAGATGGACAGAGGAGGTGTGATCCTGTTGTTACTCTCAAGTTACTGTAATCATTACATCATTCTGGACTGATTTTCAGGGTTGATTTTCAGGGGGGCACTATTTGGTTCCATTTGGTCCCCCATGCTTTTTACTATCAATATGAAACAGCTGGCTGAGGTCATCCAGGAAGTTTGAGCTGGTTGTCACTAATATGAGATGATATTCAGCACTAACTTGCACTTCCAGCTGAGTCTAGGTAGCCTTCAAGCAGTGCCTGGAGGTAGAGTTTGGGGAATCAggactaataaactgaagcttaatatTGACGGGATGGAGGTGCTACTTGCAGGCAGAaggactgacccagaaactgagGTGTCACCTGTTCTTGATGGATTTGCATGCCCCCTAAAAGAACAGGTTCAACATTCTGGAGTGCTGTGGGTCTTCTGTTCGATAAGCAGGTGGCTGTGATAGCCAGGAATGCCTTTCACCAGCAGTAGcctttgctgaataaagaagatATTGCAACAGTGGTGCATGGCAACATTTGGTAACTTGTAGATTAGATTACTACAATAtgctctacatgggactgccttgAAAACTGTTGGAAGCTATAATCagtacagaatgctgtggcagCAATGCTGACTCAAGTAGATTGTGAGGAACGTATAACTCCAGTCTTGTTCATCTACACTGActcccaattcaaggtgcttgtGTTTACCCTTAAAGCCCTAGCTATTTGGgatcaacatacctgaaggacctaTCCAATGTTATGCCTAGACTCCTCCTGCTGCAGAAGGACTAGTTTGGTACCAAAAGAAAGGTGATGACAGGTAACCTTTCTACATCTCATGGGGTCACTCACTTTAGTCTCTTCCCTGCAAATAGGATCAAAAATAGGTCCTACGGTCACATGGAATGTGTGCCATCAAACACTGACCAGAGGCTTGTCTGGGAAAAACTGGTCCTTAAAAAGGTGCATTATGAAAAGGCTCTAGTTTCCTCTTTTTAAAACCCTGCCATTTTTAAAAGTGTATACAGTACTGTGGTTACAGTATTAATTCATTCTATgtatatttcaattttttcttccaaGAATCTCAAGAGTAGCTAGCATCTCCTTCCCAGGAGATGTTCTATCCATTTTCTGTATTAGGCAAGGTTCATATAAAATCACCAAACTGAGTATGTCTCCATCCTTTCCTTGTATCTTCACCATGGTCCCTTATGATTAGCTTGAATCTCCTTGCTATTTGGCCCTGCTTCTGCAGATTAGCAGCCAAAGTATTATTTCCAAGAGACATGGGCAGGCTGTTTCTCAAAAGAGCTGCATTTCAGACAGGGAACCTTCTGAAGCTACATAATTTTCCTATGTTTCCTGCAGCAGTTTTTGCAATGCTTGTTGTCAACATCTCTTAGTCCAGATGGATTTCAGTAGAAGGATATACTCCTATGTTTGTGTACTTATGTATGAGAAcctgtattttttgtatttgagAGAAAGGCATAAAGCATGAAACGTGTATGTTCTGGCATGCCATTCTATTTAAAATTGTCCATATGGTTCCAGCTATTTCACTTGTTTGTTAATTTGAATTTctagcattttaaaaaacaactggGATAACACTAGAGTTAAAAGCAAAAGTACAGATCTCTCAAGTAATATCTGCTTAGGCCTGGCTTTAAGATTTTCTTTGAATACATATTTgtagaggatttttttaaaatacttcaGCACTATAATTGAATAGTGTCAGTTTCTGAAATAAGCTGCAAGGAAAAATAGGAGACttacagtgccatcttaagcaggTTTGCTCAGTTCTACTGAACTCTATTCAGCATGGCTTTTACCCAGCAAAGTGTTCTCAGGATTGCACTTGTTGTGTGTGttagtgtacatgcacacatgtACATATATTAACCTTGCTGCTAGACAATCGTGAACTTAGTTTACACCATTATTTAATTTCCTATTATAAACAGAGCCCTTTGTGTGACATCAAGAGATGTGCATCAAGGCTTTGAAAAACCTTCAGACACCATGTTCAATATAGTAAAAATAAATTGTACTTTGAAAAAGAGGCATTACATTTGACACTTAATAATGTCTGCTGACTCCTCTGGGAATGGAAGCAGTCTACTTCATTCCAGAGTAAAGAAAGGAGATTGTCTTTATCAACAGACAGAGATGATCCCAATGCTTGTCAAGAAATATAGGAGTAATCTTGCTCAAGTCAGTGGCAAAATTCCCACAGACTTAGAACATGAGTGCTGTAAAATATCCTTAATTTCTAGCCAAATATTTCTGCAGCACATAATAAATACCAGCATGAAATAATATATGTGAAGTTAATTACAATTTTCAATTTACCTTTATCCTGTCCAAGTAGGCCTCCATTTTTAGTTGTTCCACTGCTTTTCTTGCTTGAGATATACTTGTTGTACTGTTATTTGACATTGCCTCCTTCATTCTGTTTTTCCTATAACTGTCAAAATTAAAGCATTAACAATGGTGTTCATCCTAATGTAAATAATATAAATGATCATATATGTAATCCCTTTCTGACCACACTGTCTTCACTGCTCCGATATTTTGCttcaggagggtagccatgttgggtctgcagtagaagagctaaatTTTAGACCACtggcacctcagagaccaaaaaGGTTTTGGAAGTATAAAGATTTGAGAGTGAAAGATCCCTTCATCAGATTTTGTTAAGATTTCAAAGTATGACAGGTTACCTCCAAATTCTTTCTTCTGCAGTCTCTTAGTATGCTCAATATCCAGAGCTGTCTTAGCAGCAACACACCACATTCATCTTCTACATATTCATTCATAGCTGCATTACATTTTCACATATAAGTTGCCACTTCTTTGTGCCAGAAAGGGCCATAAAGTTGGTTTTATCTCAGAGCAGGAGTGATGTTACATTGGAGGCCCTTGCTGAGGCAAATTTGCATGTACTGATGACTACACGTTTCCCCAACAAGGCAAACAGTGGCTCTGTGTAGTGGTTTTAGGTTTGGAAAACTGCATGGATTAGAGCAGGAgtatcagactcatttgttatgagggctggatttgacataaatgagaccttgtcgggccaggccatgtgtgtcataaaatgtaatgccaggtagcagagatataaactttataaagggcacagacaaacacaattaatttttttttgcttaaaataaaaccatgcttaaaacattagcatggttgcaatattttgttcaacagtctctgataactgatacctcttgctctgaattattgcatcaaaaactggagaatgcctgtgctgtagcaatcttgagtatgctggtTTAGGTGTTATTCAGGTGTGCATATATAaggtgcaaacctacttttgatttattaacattcattacagaaatctcatggccaatgctttgagcctgtgacccagaggaaaacatgaaatggctgggcactgtgagcttttgtacataaattcctTTGTGTACTggccaagaacatgtgaaggcaccatgacacagactgaggtctatgtgtttgtctacgtaattatagtcttccccagaaaaacaactacaactcctatgtggctgTGCAAGAATAGAAAAACAGCCATGCATAGTTGATCAGTATCAGCCTGCTATCTGGGAAgtttaagttcaaaatccccactcaaaggaaatgtgctagCTGAACTTGGTCTGGATGCACTCTCATCCCAATCCTGGTAGTTATTATTCCTcttctggatcatgaaggcatgaatacaatgaaaaggaGGAGGCAAATCCAGTTGCAACCAGGAGACccctggcataatgagccaacaaaactctttctgtagcaaggcaaaaagttcataccttgaataaaatgttgttggtgggaactcatttgtatattaggccacacccctgacatcgccattgtttcacacagggcttttctgtagaaaaagcccagcaggaactcatctgcatattaggccatgcacccctgatgccaagccagtcggaactgtgttcgtatgtgttcttgctcaaaaaaaagccctggttgttggtcttaaaagtgctttcttcatatctctcccatgcaattgatggagggaactgggcaaagaaagctctggctctttccctccctccccaggataTAAGGAGCgggggagccttagccaatagaaggaagagaggcttggctcagtagctctgctagaCAACTGAGAATGCCTGGCTCCCTTAGCtatctcaatcatacagcagagctagagccaagctcctccattggctgaggctccccctcctctctttggaaagagggagaggggaaaagcAAGAGGCTGTTTTACTCAGTTGCCTGATCACaggggagaaataaaaaataGTGACCgaaggaagcaggcaaggcaggaggaagcagatgatggccagtTTCTGGTGGGCCCGACTGGAGTTGTCTGGGGGCCAGATTAGGCCctcaggccagatgtttgacaccctgtgTTAGAGGAAAGTTCTAACATCCCTGTCTTTACAGCCCCAGTCCAAATCAAGCCCCCATGCGTTCCCAGAAAATGTCTGGTTTGGCAGCTTCCAGGGGTAGACCTGGAAATAATGAAACTTGGACCATTTCCACAAAAGTGCAAACCCCTGCATAGGCATTCTTAAATAATCAAATGGAGCAAAGGTTTCCACACAACGTTTTTTCAAAATTATCACCCCTTTACCCCattttttctgtattttatttttctacTATTTTTTCCTTCTGAAATTGACTCACAGTTTTCCAGGGAGGAATTCCCATATTCAAATTTAGTTTCCTGCCACACTGCCATTTTGGGTCATCAGTGATGCATGTTCACCCTGCCTACCATCCTCCTGCCCTCCCAGGTTGTCCCAAAGACACctgccattaaaaaaaccccataatATTGATTGCATTATGCTTTTCTTTCTCTATGTCCCCTAAACTATCCAGATTAGGATCAGTAACACTTGAAGACGGAGAAGGAGAAATCGAGTCAGAAGGAGAGTGAGTGCTTGAGGAAGAGCTATGGGTGTTGCCAAAGCTCCAGCCCTTGACCACTCCCCCCATGGCTAAAATCCATCTTGCTCTTCAGGAGCGAGAGGTGGGGGGCAGCGACTCCCCTCCAGTCCATTGGTTTTCCCTGCTTTCAGGCTGGCCCTACTGAGTCCAGTGCTTACTAGGTTGAAATCCTATTACCATTAGATGGATCTGCAAATGGttaacagatcgcacccaaagagtgcttgtgaatggttcctcatcctcttggagaggagtgacaagtggagtgcctcaagaatctgtcctgggacctgttttattcaacatctttatcaatgatttggatgaggaatagagggaatgcttattaaatttgcagatgatactaaattgggaggggttgtaaatacagtagaagacagaaacaggatacagaatgaccctgacaggctggaaaactgggctaaaattaataaaatgaattttaacagggataaatgtaaagttctgcatttaggtaggaaaagtccaatgcatggttataggatgggggagacttgtcttagcaatagtatgtgcaaaaaggatctcggggtcttagagGATTATACGCTGaaaatgagtcaacagtgtgatgtggtggctaaaaaggcaaatgccattttgggctgtatccacagaagtacagtgtcccgatcatgtgaagtgatggtatcactttggtctgctctggtaagacctcacctggagtactgtgttcagttttgggcaccacattttaaggatagagacaagctggaatgggtccagaggaggtcaACGAAGACGTGGAGGGTCTGGAgttcaagtcctatgaagaaaggctgaacaagtttggcatgtttagcctggagaggaggcggctgagaggtgatataatcaccatcttcaagtacttgaagggctgtcatctagaagatgatgtggaattgttttctagaAGATGTTGTTGTCATCTAGAAGATGATgtggaaggtagggccagaaccaatgggttgaaattaaaacaaaagagtttccggctcaacattaggaagaacttcctgttagagcggttcctcagtggaacaggcttcctcagaaggtggggggctctccttccttggaggtttttaagcagaggctagatagccatctgacagcaatgagaatcctgtggatttagagggaggtgtttgtgagtttcctgcattgtgcagggggttggactagatgacgctggaggtcccttccaactctatgattctatgaaatggcaGGTTTGGGAATCATAGAGCCAAGCATTCAACTGCTTCTGTTATGCACCTGGAAAAACTGCATTAACAGTGAGGTgctttctttggaagaagaaacATTTCACACCAAGAAGAAAGGGGAAGCCAGAAAGGCCTGCCAGGGCTTTAGAGGCATTTTCATGCCTCTGATGTTCAGTTGGCTTGTTATGTATATACACATATGTGTGTGCAAGTGTGTATCTCCATCCATCCTTTTGTTAAGATTTATTAAGATTTAGTTTCATTTTAAGTTTCCACAGTCAACAGTGCCCCTCCCCGCCTGCCTCCTGCAGCCCTGAACGAGCTTGGCGAGGAAAGCACGCTTGGAAACACTCTCCTCCTCCAGGGGTTTCCAGCACTGCCCTTCCATTTTCCAAAACAGGAGAAATCTCCGGCTCCAAGGAAATATAAGCCTCAGGCGTGAAATTCTCATATGCAGTGATCCCCAACTTAAAACACCCCCCTGACATTTGGGGTATCTGAAGACGCCCTTCATTTCCCTGTATGATTCTGGCCCTGCAGTAGGAGCAAGAACCAGTCCAGACAAGATgggctttctccctccccttgGTGTGATTTGCCAAGCCAGACCCCCCCACACGCACACCTGCTTCCCTAtacagtctttttaaaaagataatgtAGTGACGTAGTGTtactgtacatgtgtgtgtgtgtggggggggggtattttaaaAACCCCGGTCTGCTAATGATGAAGTGCATGATGGAAGGTCCTATTTCAAAGTAACTTGTAGAACACATGGGGTGGGtccaacaaaaaaagggaaaagtcCTATTGTGAAAGGAATGCCACAAAATCGAagcatcagatttttttttttttaatacaataGCCCAGGTGACATGGACACTATTGAACACAAACAATCTTGTCACCCTTTTGGTGACAAAATTTATAGGAGCAATAATTAAATATCAGGGAAATAACATTAAGTAAGgccttttctattttattttaatttctgccTAAAGCGATAGCTGTATGAGCAGGATTAGATTCGAttaggacagacagacagactgtctTCCCTGCAAAACAGGGACGCTCATACTGTGGAAATTGTCATGTAGTTAGGCCCtttaagtttgttttttaaaaatcacctcaTCCAgagtgagcagaacagctcttccCAGAACACCAGTCTTAACAGCAAGCATTACCTTAATCTTATCTGCACCCAGCTTCAACATGTTCTTCAGCCACTTGACGATGACATCTGTGCACAGGCCTTGCACAGAGGCAGAAACTTCCAGAGGCTTAAAGTGATATTAAACTGCATCACATTCAGTAGTCTTACTGAATGAGATCATAGACAATACAGAACCTTCACAGAATATATCTCAAGCTGTAGCTTCTCCAGCGATGACTGTCTAAACTTCCAGACATCACTTGGTGTTCTCTCAATTCTCAAAATATATTTCAAATGCATCTGTAAAATTGCATGGTCCACCCTATTGAAAGCTGCTGATATCCAACTATCTACAAGGGCAACCAGTCTCTGTGCCATAGCAAGGCAAAGAAATAAGAGTGAAAAGTATTTATTCATTTTAGATATTTCTGTCCAACCTTATCTCCTCAGATTCAAGGTAGCAACCAATGCCAGAAACCAGGTTTCAAGGACAAAAAACTAATAGTTTATTTAACAAAATTAACAAACAAACTGAAATAAACCAATTAACCCTTCTGCATGTAACACGTAAGAATTAAAAAGGCATATGATTTATCCAGGAAACCCTGGGGTTGCTTTGCCATCACATATCAATCATTTCTCCTAGAAAAAGATCGCCTGAAATGGCCTATAACTGGCTTCTTTAGCAATGGAGAAACCACCATTTGCTTCAAAGATCTGAGAAAGTCCCCCATTTGGTTAGAGACGTTTTAATGAACTggtctctcactttctctctggAAGTCAGCACATATGGTtactttcacacagggctttttttgtagaaaaagcccagcgggaactcatttgcatattaggccacaccccagacaccaagccagccagaactgcttttctgtgcattcctgctcaaaaaaaagtcctgctttcaCATGACAACAATTCTCTGTCTAACTGCTGTCACTGCTATGAATGTAGAGGCATCAGTGGCAACAGAACTCCCACATGGCCATTTCCCCTGCACACATTCCTTGCTTCTGTCTCCTTCTCTACCATTTCTTCCCTGTGCTTTTGCAGGAGAGGTGGGCATTAACTGACAACTGCTAAATTGTTATTATAATATTATAAaaataaattagtatgctctccTACTAACtttgaattcctagctttcattttttaaaaaagtctctagCTCTATTATTTGTGGAAACACAGGATGTTCCCCCAGTGAAAAATGCTAgacttatctttttaaaaaatgggagctGAGAATTCAGAGCCCCTAATAATGCTGTATCAATCTAGCAATTGctggtatttttaaaaagctcccaGAAGCCCTAAGCTGAGGCAAAGGAAATTGTATTGATGTGGACAAGACCTTTAAAAATGTGCACTTTCCCATCTACACAGCATGAAAAGCTGTTCTGTGATCTTTCCAGAAAGGTCATCTCATACCAGCATTGGAAGAGACTTCAGCAAAACAGGGGAAAACCTGGAAAGCACATGGCTTTGGGATGATGCTATATATTCTTGTTCCCCCTCTCCTGTAAAGAACTGGTTCTTGCTAATAGTATACGCAtcatgagccccgtggcacagagtggtaaaactgcagttccacagtccaagctctgctcacaacctgagttcgatcctgatggaagctgggttcaagtatcttgaggctgactcagtctttcacctcttgaggtcagtaaaatgagtacccagcttgctggggggaaagtgtagataactggggaaggcaatggcaaaccaccccgtaaaaagtctgccatgaaaacgttgtgatacgtcatcccagagtcggaaactactagCGCTTGTACCTTTTTATTTGCCTCATTATAACCAGTGCTTTTGTATTATTTGGCTTTTGCACTGTTATATCTTTAAAACAATATTATGTATTCTTCCTGCCATGGCTAAAGAAAGGCTTCTCTGAGACTGAGAGACATTCCTCAGCACAGCTGCAAAGGTCATCTGTTATCTGCTTAGACAGAGAGTTTAACTTTTGATTCTTTAGAACGCAGATTTGaaatgaagtgggggggggggagtacctgTCTGGGAAAATTATTTGAATTATTTGACTTATATCAAAGTGGTTGAGTTAATGAGAACTGCACAGCACTTCACACACCCCCAAACCACTCCAATTTAGATGATAAACAAAATCTCTATGTGGAACCAACCCTGGACACCTCTACTACTGGGTCACTTACTAAACTAGACTCACAATGGATCTGACAGCAAACAATCATAAGAAAAATGAGTGTAGAAAATAACTTCACACTATGTtctgagattttttaaaaggctgttttTTTCTCTTCCAAATACAGCCACTGTGTATCTGAGAGGAGAAGGGCTCGTTCACGCTTTCCATCCCTTCCTTTGTGCAGCTGAAATAGCCAGTCCTGATTTCCCATTACTACTTACAGGCACTCCTATATTTTGCCCAGCAGGGATAAAAGCAGCTTGCAGGGCggtatttaaaaacaacaaccaagaAACAGCAGGGAGTAAAGAATAAAAAGCTCTTCTCTCTCCACaccattccccgcccccccccaaa contains:
- the GNG4 gene encoding guanine nucleotide-binding protein G(I)/G(S)/G(O) subunit gamma-4, which codes for MKEAMSNNSTTSISQARKAVEQLKMEAYLDRIKVSKAAADLLAYCDAHMGEDPLIIPVPASENPFREKKLLCTIL